In the genome of Pseudomonas putida, one region contains:
- the livG gene encoding high-affinity branched-chain amino acid ABC transporter ATP-binding protein LivG, whose translation MSREILQVSGLSMRFGGLLAVNGVGLTVKEKQVVALIGPNGAGKTTVFNCLTGFYKPSGGTILLDGQPIQGLAGHQIARKGVVRTFQNVRLFKEMTALENLLIAQHRHLNTNFFAGLFKTPSFRRSEKEAMERAQYWLEKVNLTEFANRTAGTLAYGQQRRLEIARCMMTQPRIIMLDEPAAGLNPKETEDLKALIGYLRESHNVTVLLIEHDMKLVMSISDHIVVINQGTPLADGTPEEIRGNPDVIKAYLGEA comes from the coding sequence ATGAGCCGCGAAATTCTGCAAGTCAGCGGCCTGAGCATGCGCTTCGGCGGCTTGTTGGCGGTCAACGGCGTGGGCCTGACCGTCAAGGAGAAACAAGTGGTGGCGCTGATCGGCCCGAACGGCGCCGGCAAGACCACCGTCTTCAACTGTCTGACCGGCTTCTACAAGCCCAGCGGCGGTACCATCCTGCTCGATGGCCAGCCGATCCAGGGTCTGGCCGGTCACCAGATCGCCCGCAAGGGCGTGGTGCGGACCTTCCAGAACGTGCGCCTGTTCAAGGAAATGACCGCGCTGGAGAACCTGCTGATCGCCCAGCACCGCCACCTGAACACCAACTTCTTCGCCGGCCTGTTCAAGACCCCGAGCTTCCGCCGCAGTGAGAAGGAGGCCATGGAACGCGCGCAATACTGGCTGGAGAAGGTCAACCTGACCGAGTTCGCCAACCGTACCGCCGGCACCTTGGCCTACGGCCAGCAACGCCGTCTGGAGATCGCCCGCTGCATGATGACCCAGCCACGGATCATCATGCTCGACGAACCCGCCGCCGGCTTGAACCCCAAGGAAACCGAGGACCTCAAGGCCCTGATCGGCTACCTGCGCGAATCCCACAACGTGACCGTACTGCTGATCGAGCACGACATGAAACTGGTGATGAGCATTTCCGACCACATCGTGGTGATCAACCAGGGCACGCCCCTGGCCGATGGCACGCCGGAAGAGATTCGCGGCAACCCTGATGTGATCAAGGCCTACCTGGGGGAGGCGTAA
- a CDS encoding OmpA family protein — MSSHKTLALALCLAVTGCAQHSQNASSDAGHSWWPFGSDKVAEQEVKEAVTEKVAKADAKSESGSRWWWPFGGDDKQAKGPVVPKIDQKATQAWLDEYEPKLREAIKDSKFELERRDNVLAVTIPVDGSYNPDRPNMLLPMTLGPITRVAKTVETDPKTAVLILGHADTTGAAAANQKLSLERAASVSAIFRLSGLQRDRLSLKGMGSVMPRAANDSAEGRALNRRVEMLLTPQNTMVALLAKYQQAAPAPAPASMVATQDAPAPATKAAASKPAAKTAAKPAAKKPAAKAKAPAKATAKKKAAPAKPVAKKATAEKKVASAKTN; from the coding sequence ATGTCTTCACATAAAACCTTAGCACTCGCTCTGTGCCTTGCCGTTACCGGTTGTGCCCAGCATTCGCAAAATGCCTCGAGCGACGCAGGTCATAGCTGGTGGCCATTCGGCTCGGACAAAGTGGCCGAGCAGGAAGTGAAGGAAGCCGTGACCGAGAAAGTGGCCAAGGCGGATGCCAAGTCCGAGAGCGGCAGCCGCTGGTGGTGGCCATTTGGTGGTGACGACAAGCAGGCCAAGGGGCCGGTGGTACCGAAGATCGACCAGAAGGCCACCCAGGCCTGGCTTGACGAGTACGAGCCCAAGCTGCGTGAGGCAATCAAGGACAGCAAGTTCGAGTTGGAGCGCCGCGACAACGTGCTCGCGGTGACCATCCCGGTGGATGGTTCCTACAACCCGGATCGTCCTAACATGCTGCTGCCGATGACCTTGGGCCCGATCACCCGTGTGGCCAAGACCGTCGAAACCGACCCCAAGACCGCCGTGCTGATTCTTGGCCATGCCGACACCACTGGCGCTGCTGCAGCCAACCAGAAGCTCAGCTTGGAGCGCGCAGCCTCGGTATCGGCGATTTTCCGCCTCAGCGGCTTGCAGCGTGACCGTCTGAGCCTCAAGGGCATGGGCTCGGTGATGCCACGTGCCGCCAACGACAGTGCCGAAGGCCGCGCGCTGAACCGTCGGGTAGAAATGCTGCTGACCCCACAGAACACCATGGTCGCCTTGCTGGCCAAGTACCAGCAGGCAGCACCTGCGCCTGCACCTGCATCCATGGTCGCCACCCAGGATGCTCCGGCCCCTGCAACCAAGGCCGCCGCGAGCAAACCTGCGGCGAAGACTGCCGCCAAGCCAGCGGCCAAAAAGCCAGCCGCCAAGGCCAAGGCTCCTGCCAAAGCCACAGCGAAGAAGAAAGCCGCACCGGCCAAGCCGGTTGCAAAGAAGGCCACGGCTGAAAAGAAAGTAGCCTCTGCGAAGACCAATTGA
- a CDS encoding glycine zipper 2TM domain-containing protein — protein sequence MRKSVLLVASFTTMSLLLGGCASSLTGDSYSRDEARRVQTVRMGTIESLRPVKIEGTKTPIGGGAGAVVGGVAGSAIGGGRGSIVAAVIGAVAGGLAGSAAEEGLTRTQGVEITVREDDGSMRAYVQQVQQNEIFRVGERVRIMTVDGTSRVTH from the coding sequence ATGCGTAAATCCGTTTTGCTGGTGGCGAGTTTCACCACCATGTCGCTGCTGCTCGGCGGTTGTGCTTCCAGTCTGACCGGCGACAGCTATTCCCGAGATGAGGCCCGCCGTGTACAGACCGTGCGCATGGGTACCATCGAGTCCCTGCGCCCGGTGAAAATCGAAGGCACCAAGACCCCGATCGGCGGTGGTGCAGGTGCCGTGGTCGGCGGTGTGGCCGGTAGCGCCATCGGTGGCGGTCGCGGCAGCATCGTCGCCGCCGTGATCGGTGCCGTGGCCGGTGGCTTGGCAGGCTCCGCCGCCGAAGAAGGCTTGACCCGCACCCAGGGTGTGGAAATCACCGTTCGCGAAGACGACGGCAGCATGCGCGCCTATGTGCAGCAAGTGCAGCAAAACGAAATCTTCCGTGTGGGTGAGCGTGTGCGCATCATGACCGTCGATGGCACCAGCCGAGTGACGCACTGA
- the pdxH gene encoding pyridoxamine 5'-phosphate oxidase — protein MTQTLADMRRDYTRDGLAETQAPAEPFALFHQWFGEAVKTEQAPVEANAMTLATVDEHSRPHCRVLLLKGLDERGFTFFTNYDSAKGQQLLANPFAAMTFFWPALERQVRIEGRVEKVTAKESDDYYQVRPLGSRLGAWASPQSRVIAGREELEGLVKATEARFSDTQPHCPEHWGGYRLLPERIEFWQGRASRLHDRLNYRWVEGQWLRERLAP, from the coding sequence ATGACCCAAACCCTGGCCGATATGCGCCGCGACTACACCCGTGATGGCCTGGCCGAAACCCAGGCGCCGGCTGAGCCGTTCGCCCTGTTCCATCAGTGGTTCGGCGAAGCCGTGAAAACCGAGCAAGCGCCGGTTGAAGCCAATGCCATGACCCTCGCCACTGTCGATGAGCACAGCCGTCCTCACTGCCGAGTCCTATTGCTCAAAGGGCTCGACGAGCGCGGTTTTACCTTCTTCACCAACTACGACAGCGCCAAGGGCCAACAACTGCTGGCCAATCCGTTCGCTGCCATGACGTTCTTCTGGCCGGCGCTGGAACGTCAGGTGCGCATCGAAGGGCGGGTTGAGAAAGTGACGGCCAAGGAGTCCGACGATTATTACCAGGTGCGCCCGCTGGGAAGTCGCCTGGGGGCCTGGGCCTCGCCGCAGAGCCGAGTGATTGCCGGTCGTGAGGAACTCGAAGGCCTGGTCAAGGCCACTGAGGCGCGCTTCTCCGATACCCAACCCCATTGCCCTGAGCATTGGGGGGGGTATCGCCTGTTGCCTGAGCGAATCGAGTTCTGGCAGGGCCGCGCCAGCCGGCTGCACGATCGCCTGAACTATCGTTGGGTCGAGGGCCAGTGGCTGCGTGAGCGCCTGGCACCTTAA
- a CDS encoding ABC transporter ATP-binding protein codes for MLKFENVSTFYGKIQALHSVNVEINQGEIVTLIGANGAGKSTLLMTLCGSPQAHSGSIKYLGEELVGQPSSHIMRKSIAVVPEGRRVFARLTVEENLAMGGFFTNKGDYQEQLDKVLQLFPRLKERYVQRGGTMSGGEQQMLAIGRALMSKPKLLLLDEPSLGLAPIIIQQIFDIIEQLRRDGVTVFLVEQNANQALKIADRAYVLENGKVVMQGTGEALLVDPKVRDAYLGG; via the coding sequence ATGCTGAAGTTCGAGAACGTTTCCACCTTCTACGGCAAGATCCAGGCACTGCACAGCGTCAACGTGGAGATCAATCAGGGCGAGATCGTCACCTTGATCGGTGCCAACGGCGCCGGCAAATCCACCCTGCTGATGACCCTCTGCGGCTCGCCCCAGGCCCACAGCGGCAGCATCAAGTACCTGGGTGAAGAACTGGTCGGCCAGCCCTCCTCGCACATCATGCGCAAGAGCATCGCGGTGGTCCCGGAAGGCCGTCGTGTGTTCGCCCGCCTGACCGTCGAAGAGAACCTGGCCATGGGCGGTTTCTTCACCAACAAGGGCGATTACCAGGAGCAGTTGGACAAGGTCTTGCAGCTGTTCCCGCGCCTGAAGGAACGCTACGTGCAGCGAGGCGGCACCATGTCCGGAGGCGAGCAGCAGATGCTGGCCATCGGCCGGGCGCTGATGAGCAAGCCCAAGTTGTTGCTGCTCGACGAGCCGTCGCTGGGTCTGGCGCCGATCATCATCCAACAGATCTTCGACATCATCGAACAACTGCGCCGTGACGGCGTAACGGTGTTCCTGGTCGAACAGAACGCCAACCAGGCGTTGAAGATCGCCGACCGTGCCTATGTGCTGGAGAATGGCAAGGTGGTGATGCAAGGTACCGGTGAAGCGCTGCTGGTCGACCCGAAGGTCCGCGACGCCTACCTGGGTGGCTGA
- the nhaA gene encoding Na+/H+ antiporter NhaA produces METPQAVRTLISRFLQLEAAGGLLLIAAAVLALIINNSPLSYLYGGLLDVPVAVQVGALQIAKPLLLWINDGLMALFFLLIGLEVKREVVEGQLSKPSQVILPATAAIGGMVVPALIYWFVNRDNPAAIAGWAIPTATDIAFALGVLALLGKRVPVSLKLFLMTLAIIDDLGAIVIIALFYSGTLSNVSLMLAGACLLTLMAMNRLGVIKLTPYLLVGLILWVCVLKSGVHATLAGVALALCIPLRTRHAASSPLLRLEHALHPWVAYAILPLFAFANAGVSLAGMTLDSFTHPVPLGITVGLLLGKTVGVFGLTWLAVKLRLAALPAGANWGQVLGVAILCGIGFTMSLFVGSLAFVPGASEFAGMDRMGILTGSLCAALIGYAITAMASRKPVN; encoded by the coding sequence ATGGAGACCCCTCAGGCCGTGCGTACCCTTATTTCCCGTTTTCTCCAGCTGGAGGCCGCCGGTGGCCTGCTGCTGATCGCCGCGGCGGTCCTCGCCCTGATCATCAACAACTCCCCCCTTTCCTACCTGTACGGCGGTCTGCTCGACGTGCCGGTCGCCGTTCAAGTAGGAGCCCTGCAGATCGCCAAGCCACTGCTGTTGTGGATCAACGACGGTCTGATGGCGCTGTTCTTTCTGCTGATCGGCCTGGAAGTCAAGCGCGAGGTCGTCGAGGGTCAGTTGTCCAAACCCTCCCAGGTGATCCTACCCGCCACGGCGGCCATCGGCGGTATGGTGGTCCCCGCGCTGATCTACTGGTTCGTCAATCGGGACAACCCGGCAGCCATCGCCGGCTGGGCTATCCCCACTGCCACCGATATCGCGTTCGCCCTGGGCGTGCTGGCCCTGCTCGGCAAGCGGGTACCGGTGTCGCTGAAACTGTTCCTGATGACCCTGGCGATCATCGATGACCTGGGTGCCATCGTCATCATCGCCCTGTTCTACTCCGGCACCCTGTCGAACGTTTCGCTGATGCTGGCAGGTGCTTGCCTCCTGACCCTGATGGCTATGAACCGGCTAGGTGTGATCAAGCTGACGCCCTACCTGCTGGTGGGCCTGATCCTCTGGGTCTGCGTGCTCAAGAGCGGCGTCCATGCAACCCTGGCCGGTGTGGCCCTGGCCCTGTGCATTCCGCTGCGCACCCGTCATGCAGCCTCGTCACCGCTGCTGCGCCTGGAGCATGCCCTGCATCCCTGGGTCGCCTATGCGATCCTTCCCCTGTTCGCCTTTGCCAATGCCGGTGTCTCTCTCGCAGGCATGACCCTGGACAGCTTCACCCACCCCGTGCCCTTGGGGATTACCGTCGGCTTGTTGCTGGGCAAGACGGTCGGCGTATTCGGCCTGACCTGGCTTGCGGTCAAGCTGCGCCTGGCCGCGCTGCCAGCAGGCGCAAACTGGGGGCAGGTGCTGGGTGTTGCGATCCTGTGCGGTATCGGCTTCACCATGAGCTTGTTCGTCGGCTCCCTGGCCTTCGTGCCCGGGGCCAGCGAGTTCGCCGGTATGGACCGCATGGGCATCCTGACAGGCTCTCTGTGCGCTGCGCTGATCGGATACGCGATCACTGCGATGGCCAGCCGCAAGCCCGTCAACTGA
- a CDS encoding NAD(P)/FAD-dependent oxidoreductase, with the protein MLRITELKLPLDHSDEALREAIVERLGIADEQLLSFTLFKRSYDARKKNSEMLFIYTIDLEASNEAQLLRKFADDRNIGVSPDVSYKFVGHAPAGLQERPIVVGFGPCGIFAGLLLAQMGFRPIILERGKEVRQRTKDTWGLWRKSVLNPESNVQFGEGGAGTFSDGKLYSQIKDPNHHGRKVLEEFVKAGAPDEILYINKPHIGTFRLTGMVEQMRQDMIALGAEVRFEQKVTDLLIDDGQLTGVVLENGEQLHSRHVVLALGHSARDTFRMLHAKGIYMEAKPFSVGFRIEHPQSLIDKARLGKYAGHPKLGAADYKLVHHAKNGRSVYSFCMCPGGTVVAATSEPGRVVTNGMSQYSRNERNANSGIVVGIDPERDYPGGPLAGIELQERLESHAYVMGGSNYQAPAQLVGDFVAGRPSTELGSVEPSYKPGVTLGDLAPSLPDFAIEAIREALPAFDRQIKGYNLHDAVLTGIETRTSSPVRITRGSDYQSLNLKGLFPAGEGAGYAGGILSAGVDGIRIAEAVARDMLGLDA; encoded by the coding sequence ATGCTACGAATCACCGAACTGAAGCTGCCCCTGGACCACTCCGATGAAGCCCTGCGCGAAGCGATCGTCGAGCGCCTGGGTATCGCCGATGAGCAACTGCTCAGCTTCACCCTGTTCAAGCGCAGCTACGATGCCCGCAAGAAGAACAGCGAAATGCTGTTCATCTACACCATTGACCTGGAGGCGAGTAACGAAGCGCAACTGCTGCGCAAGTTCGCTGACGATCGCAACATCGGTGTCTCCCCCGATGTCAGCTACAAGTTCGTCGGCCATGCGCCCGCAGGCCTGCAGGAGCGCCCGATCGTGGTCGGTTTCGGCCCCTGTGGCATCTTCGCGGGCCTGTTGCTGGCGCAGATGGGCTTTCGTCCGATCATCCTGGAGCGTGGCAAGGAAGTGCGCCAGCGCACCAAGGACACCTGGGGCCTGTGGCGCAAGAGCGTGCTCAACCCCGAATCCAACGTCCAGTTCGGTGAAGGTGGCGCCGGCACTTTCTCCGACGGCAAGCTCTACAGCCAGATCAAGGACCCGAACCACCATGGCCGCAAGGTCCTGGAAGAGTTCGTCAAGGCTGGTGCGCCGGATGAGATCCTTTACATCAACAAACCGCATATCGGTACGTTCCGTCTGACCGGCATGGTCGAGCAGATGCGCCAGGACATGATCGCCCTGGGCGCGGAAGTCCGCTTCGAGCAAAAAGTCACCGACCTGCTGATCGATGATGGTCAACTGACCGGCGTGGTCCTGGAGAACGGCGAACAGCTGCACTCGCGCCATGTGGTCCTGGCCTTGGGCCACAGCGCGCGCGATACCTTCCGCATGCTCCATGCCAAGGGCATCTACATGGAGGCCAAGCCGTTCTCGGTCGGCTTCCGCATCGAGCACCCACAGTCGCTGATCGACAAAGCACGCCTGGGTAAATATGCCGGGCACCCCAAGTTGGGCGCAGCCGACTATAAACTGGTGCACCATGCCAAGAATGGCCGTTCGGTCTACAGCTTCTGCATGTGTCCGGGCGGCACCGTGGTCGCCGCCACCAGCGAGCCAGGCCGTGTGGTCACCAACGGCATGAGCCAGTACTCACGCAACGAGCGCAACGCCAACTCCGGCATCGTCGTCGGCATCGACCCTGAACGCGACTACCCAGGCGGCCCGCTGGCCGGTATCGAGCTGCAAGAACGCCTGGAGTCCCACGCCTATGTGATGGGCGGCAGCAACTACCAGGCGCCTGCACAGTTGGTAGGCGATTTCGTCGCTGGTCGTCCTTCTACTGAGCTGGGCAGCGTCGAACCTTCCTACAAGCCAGGTGTGACCCTGGGCGACCTGGCACCGAGCCTGCCAGATTTCGCCATCGAGGCCATCCGCGAAGCACTGCCGGCGTTCGACCGTCAGATCAAGGGCTACAACTTGCACGATGCGGTGCTGACCGGCATCGAAACACGCACGTCCTCGCCTGTGCGCATCACCCGGGGCTCGGACTATCAAAGCCTTAACCTCAAAGGGTTGTTCCCGGCAGGTGAAGGCGCAGGCTATGCCGGTGGCATCCTCTCCGCAGGCGTGGATGGCATTCGTATCGCAGAGGCCGTGGCGCGGGACATGCTTGGGCTCGATGCCTGA
- the livH gene encoding high-affinity branched-chain amino acid ABC transporter permease LivH, producing MPEIYHFFQQLVNGLTIGSTYALIAIGYTMVYGIIGMINFAHGEVYMIGSYVAFIALAGLAMMGIHSLPILMTVAFVATIFVTSAYGYSIERVAYRPLRNSNRLIPLISAIGMSIFLQNTVLLSQDSKDKSIPNLIPGAFSFGPGGAEEVLVSYMQILVFVVTLVAMTCLTLFISRSRLGRACRACAEDIKMANLLGINTNNIIALTFVIGAALAAVAAVLLSMQYGVINPNAGFLVGLKAFTAAVLGGIGSIPGAMLGGLVLGVAEAFGADIFGDQYKDVVAFGLLVLVLLFRPTGILGRPEVEKV from the coding sequence ATGCCTGAGATCTACCATTTCTTCCAACAACTGGTTAATGGATTGACCATCGGCAGCACCTATGCCTTGATCGCCATCGGCTACACGATGGTGTACGGCATCATTGGCATGATCAACTTCGCCCACGGCGAGGTGTACATGATCGGTTCCTATGTGGCCTTCATCGCCCTCGCGGGCCTGGCCATGATGGGTATCCATTCGCTGCCGATCCTGATGACCGTCGCCTTCGTCGCGACGATCTTCGTCACCAGTGCCTATGGCTATAGCATCGAACGGGTCGCCTACCGGCCGCTGCGCAACAGCAACCGCCTGATCCCGCTGATCTCCGCCATCGGTATGTCGATCTTCCTGCAAAATACTGTCCTGCTTTCGCAGGATTCCAAGGACAAATCCATCCCCAACCTGATTCCGGGCGCCTTCTCGTTCGGGCCAGGCGGCGCGGAGGAAGTCCTGGTGTCCTACATGCAGATCCTGGTGTTCGTGGTCACGCTGGTGGCCATGACCTGCCTGACCCTGTTCATCTCCCGTTCCCGCCTGGGGCGCGCCTGCCGTGCCTGTGCCGAGGACATCAAGATGGCCAACCTGCTGGGCATCAACACCAACAACATCATCGCCCTGACCTTCGTCATCGGCGCCGCGCTGGCGGCGGTGGCGGCCGTGCTGCTGAGCATGCAGTACGGGGTGATCAACCCCAACGCCGGCTTCCTGGTAGGCCTCAAAGCCTTCACCGCGGCGGTACTGGGCGGCATCGGCAGCATCCCGGGCGCCATGCTCGGCGGGCTGGTGCTGGGCGTGGCCGAAGCGTTTGGCGCCGATATCTTCGGCGACCAGTACAAGGACGTCGTGGCGTTCGGCTTGTTGGTTCTTGTCCTGCTGTTCCGGCCGACCGGCATCCTGGGCCGTCCGGAGGTTGAAAAAGTATGA
- a CDS encoding branched-chain amino acid ABC transporter substrate-binding protein, with protein sequence MIKISKLFAAMVLAGVASHSFAADTIKIGIAGPKTGPVTQYGDMQFIGAKKAIEDINAKGGIDGKMLEAKEYDDACDPKQAVAVANKVVNDGVKFVVGHLCSSSTQPASDIYEDEGVIMITPAATSPEITARGYKLIFRTIGLDSAQGPAAGNYIADHVKPKVVAVLHDKQQYGEGIATAVKQTLEGKNVKVAVFEGLNAGDKDFSSIIQKLKQNNVDFVYYGGYHPELGLILRQAQEKGLKAKFMGPEGVGNDSISQIAQNASEGLLVTLPKSFDADPANKAIVDGIKAKNQDPSGPFVFPAYSAVQVIADGIKAAGTSDDAEKVAAEIHKGTFKTPTGDLSFDEKGDLKDFKFVVYEWHFGKPKTEVSPQ encoded by the coding sequence ATGATCAAGATTTCCAAGCTGTTCGCCGCAATGGTCCTGGCCGGAGTTGCCAGCCATTCGTTTGCCGCCGACACCATCAAGATTGGTATCGCCGGCCCCAAGACCGGTCCGGTCACCCAGTATGGCGACATGCAGTTCATCGGCGCGAAAAAAGCCATCGAGGACATCAACGCCAAGGGCGGTATCGACGGCAAGATGCTCGAGGCCAAGGAATACGACGACGCGTGCGACCCTAAACAGGCCGTGGCAGTCGCCAACAAAGTGGTCAACGACGGCGTGAAGTTCGTGGTCGGCCACCTGTGCTCCAGCTCCACTCAGCCTGCGTCGGATATCTACGAAGACGAAGGCGTGATCATGATCACTCCAGCGGCCACCAGCCCGGAAATCACCGCCCGTGGCTACAAGCTGATCTTCCGCACCATCGGCCTGGACAGCGCCCAGGGCCCTGCCGCCGGCAACTACATCGCCGACCACGTCAAGCCGAAGGTCGTCGCGGTCCTGCACGACAAGCAGCAGTACGGCGAAGGCATCGCCACCGCGGTCAAGCAGACCCTGGAAGGCAAGAACGTCAAGGTTGCTGTCTTCGAAGGCCTGAACGCCGGTGACAAAGACTTCTCCTCGATCATCCAGAAGCTCAAGCAGAACAACGTCGACTTCGTCTACTACGGTGGCTATCACCCAGAGCTGGGCCTGATCCTGCGCCAAGCCCAGGAGAAAGGCCTGAAAGCCAAGTTCATGGGTCCAGAAGGCGTCGGCAACGACTCCATCTCGCAGATCGCCCAGAACGCCTCCGAAGGCCTGCTGGTCACCCTGCCGAAGTCGTTCGACGCCGACCCTGCGAACAAGGCCATCGTCGACGGCATCAAGGCCAAGAACCAGGATCCGAGTGGCCCGTTCGTGTTCCCGGCCTACTCCGCCGTCCAAGTGATCGCTGACGGCATCAAGGCCGCCGGCACCAGCGACGACGCCGAGAAAGTCGCGGCCGAAATCCACAAAGGCACCTTCAAGACCCCGACCGGCGACCTGTCGTTCGACGAAAAGGGCGATCTGAAGGACTTCAAGTTCGTGGTCTACGAATGGCACTTCGGCAAGCCGAAGACCGAAGTCTCCCCCCAGTAA
- a CDS encoding high-affinity branched-chain amino acid ABC transporter permease LivM has protein sequence MNRNLKQAFFSALLVWAVAFPVLGLKLSIDGISLVVHTQGSFTISIIAVCSVLMFLRVLFDKQWNSVMGRRSDRKLIPPAVSNYLTLPKTQRYVIMGLIVAALVWPFFGSRGAVDIATLILIYVLLGLGLNIVVGLAGLLDLGYVGFYAVGAYSYAMLSHYLGWSFWVCLPIAGLMAATFGFLLGFPVLRLRGDYLAIVTLGFGEIIRLFLRNLTDWTGGPNGISNIPKPEFFGLTFERRAAEGMQTFHEFFGLQYNSINKVIFLYLVALLLALLALFVINRLLRMPIGRAWEALREDEIACRALGLNPTVIKLSAFTLGACFAGFAGSFFAARQGLVTPESFTFIESAIILAIVVLGGMGSQLGVILAAIVMILLPELMREFSEYRMLMFGALMVLMMIWRPQGLLPMQRPHMELRR, from the coding sequence ATGAACAGAAATCTCAAACAGGCGTTCTTCAGCGCCTTGCTGGTATGGGCCGTGGCCTTCCCGGTGCTGGGCCTGAAACTAAGCATCGACGGTATCAGCCTGGTCGTGCACACCCAGGGCTCGTTCACCATCAGCATCATCGCCGTGTGCTCGGTGCTGATGTTCCTGCGCGTGCTGTTCGACAAGCAGTGGAATTCGGTGATGGGTCGCCGCTCGGATCGTAAACTGATTCCACCGGCCGTCAGCAACTACCTGACCCTGCCCAAGACCCAGCGCTATGTGATCATGGGCCTGATCGTCGCGGCACTGGTGTGGCCGTTCTTCGGCTCGCGCGGCGCGGTCGACATCGCCACACTGATCCTGATCTACGTGTTGCTGGGCCTTGGCCTGAACATCGTGGTCGGCCTGGCTGGCCTGCTCGACCTGGGTTATGTCGGATTCTACGCCGTCGGCGCCTACAGCTACGCCATGCTCTCGCACTACCTGGGCTGGAGCTTCTGGGTATGCTTGCCGATCGCCGGCTTGATGGCCGCCACGTTCGGCTTCCTGCTCGGCTTCCCGGTGCTGCGTCTACGCGGTGACTACCTGGCGATCGTGACCCTCGGCTTCGGCGAGATCATCCGCCTGTTCCTGCGTAACCTCACCGACTGGACCGGTGGCCCCAACGGCATCAGCAACATCCCCAAGCCGGAGTTCTTTGGCCTGACCTTCGAACGTCGTGCCGCCGAGGGAATGCAGACCTTCCATGAGTTCTTCGGCCTGCAGTACAACTCGATCAACAAGGTCATCTTCCTCTACTTGGTAGCGCTGCTGCTGGCCTTGCTGGCGCTGTTCGTCATCAACCGCCTGCTGCGCATGCCGATCGGCCGCGCCTGGGAAGCGTTGCGCGAGGACGAGATCGCCTGCCGTGCGCTGGGCCTGAACCCGACCGTGATCAAGCTGTCGGCCTTCACCCTCGGTGCGTGCTTCGCAGGCTTCGCCGGTAGCTTCTTCGCCGCCCGCCAGGGTCTGGTGACACCGGAGTCGTTCACCTTCATCGAGTCGGCGATCATCCTCGCCATCGTCGTGCTGGGTGGCATGGGTTCGCAGTTGGGCGTGATCCTGGCGGCCATCGTGATGATCCTGCTGCCGGAGCTGATGCGTGAGTTCAGCGAGTACCGCATGCTGATGTTCGGTGCCCTGATGGTGTTGATGATGATCTGGCGTCCGCAGGGCCTTCTGCCTATGCAACGTCCACATATGGAGCTGCGTCGATGA
- a CDS encoding COG3650 family protein, translating into MRLTPPLLLATLLPLFTGCQLMADKPVDPNIGTTRMQGELSAGGGQLLFKPCNEARRFVISDAASTGILQEAANLADDAGDKLFADVRGSLTGSKQANNDGRLEVQRLYRLEPSTQACEDPNFKQLTLRAGGHEPDWAIKASGKGMVLERVGKDPLPLPYLEEQMPGGGLSLSSEANGQRIELWVAPQRCIDSATGAVRHLRAELRIDGQTLQGCGYYGGARDN; encoded by the coding sequence ATGCGCCTCACCCCTCCCCTGCTGCTCGCCACCCTGCTGCCGCTGTTCACCGGCTGCCAGCTGATGGCGGACAAGCCGGTCGATCCGAACATCGGCACTACCCGCATGCAGGGCGAGTTGAGCGCCGGGGGCGGCCAATTGCTGTTCAAGCCCTGCAACGAAGCTCGCCGCTTCGTGATCAGCGATGCAGCCAGCACCGGCATCCTGCAGGAAGCGGCCAACCTGGCTGACGATGCAGGCGACAAGCTGTTCGCCGACGTGCGCGGCAGCCTGACCGGCAGCAAGCAGGCCAACAACGACGGTCGCCTCGAAGTACAACGCCTGTACCGCCTCGAACCTTCCACGCAGGCCTGCGAAGACCCCAACTTCAAGCAACTGACCCTGCGCGCTGGCGGCCACGAGCCGGACTGGGCGATCAAGGCCAGCGGCAAGGGCATGGTGCTGGAGCGTGTCGGCAAGGACCCATTGCCTCTGCCTTACCTGGAAGAGCAGATGCCTGGCGGTGGTTTGAGCCTTTCCAGCGAAGCCAACGGCCAGCGCATCGAGCTGTGGGTCGCCCCACAACGCTGCATCGATAGCGCCACCGGGGCTGTTCGCCACCTGCGTGCCGAGCTGCGTATTGATGGCCAGACCCTGCAGGGCTGCGGCTACTACGGCGGAGCCCGGGACAACTGA